A single genomic interval of Brevundimonas diminuta harbors:
- a CDS encoding DUF418 domain-containing protein, which produces MTMDDTDKDAAEILSPVAATSRIASLDVMRGLAVLGILAVNVVSFGLPVMVYQDASLSPFPVTGANAVARWTMDVFFHQKFITLFSMLFGASIYLVGGERGDAARGRLLRRRLFWLAVIALIHGLAFWYGDVLLLYAWSGLFVMLMRSMRAGTLIGIGLGVTLLLGAMQAGATWLMVAGPPAITEAMNQGGPHYTAAMVTESIAAYRSGWAGAMGQNLQNWVLLQGASLTMFVFSTVALMMLGLGLFKAGVFSGRAPNGVYVALIGVGGAVLALLGLLEWTEAMAPAGTHPTRGLAEVVASFPVFVTLAYVSLIVLATTRGVAWITAALRPVGQMAFTNYLTQTLIMTSIFYMPWGPRLFGRADYVQMWGLVLAVWALQLIWSPLWLSRFSMGPLEWVWRCLTYGRRVPISKGG; this is translated from the coding sequence ATGACCATGGACGACACGGACAAGGATGCGGCGGAGATCTTGTCGCCCGTTGCGGCGACCTCGCGCATCGCCAGCCTTGACGTCATGCGGGGGCTGGCGGTGCTGGGCATTCTGGCCGTCAATGTCGTCTCGTTCGGCCTGCCGGTCATGGTCTACCAAGACGCCAGCCTGAGCCCGTTTCCGGTCACCGGCGCCAACGCCGTGGCGCGCTGGACGATGGACGTCTTCTTCCATCAGAAGTTCATCACCCTGTTTTCGATGCTGTTCGGGGCCTCGATCTATCTGGTCGGGGGCGAGCGGGGTGATGCGGCGCGTGGCAGACTGCTGCGACGCCGCCTGTTCTGGCTGGCCGTCATCGCCCTGATCCACGGCCTGGCCTTCTGGTATGGCGACGTCCTGCTGCTCTACGCTTGGTCGGGCCTGTTCGTGATGCTGATGCGGTCGATGCGGGCCGGGACGTTGATCGGAATCGGCCTGGGCGTGACCCTGTTGCTTGGCGCGATGCAGGCGGGCGCGACCTGGCTTATGGTCGCCGGGCCGCCGGCGATCACCGAGGCAATGAACCAGGGCGGGCCCCATTACACCGCCGCCATGGTGACGGAGTCGATCGCCGCCTATCGCAGCGGCTGGGCCGGCGCGATGGGCCAGAACCTTCAGAACTGGGTTCTGCTGCAGGGCGCCAGTCTGACCATGTTCGTGTTCTCGACCGTGGCCCTGATGATGCTGGGTCTGGGCCTGTTCAAGGCCGGCGTGTTCAGCGGCCGGGCGCCCAACGGGGTCTATGTCGCCTTGATCGGTGTCGGCGGTGCTGTGCTGGCCCTGCTGGGCTTGCTGGAATGGACTGAGGCGATGGCGCCGGCCGGAACCCACCCGACGCGCGGCCTGGCGGAAGTGGTCGCCTCCTTCCCCGTCTTCGTCACCCTGGCCTATGTCAGCCTGATCGTACTGGCGACGACGCGAGGGGTGGCCTGGATCACGGCGGCGCTGAGGCCGGTGGGGCAGATGGCCTTCACCAACTATCTGACCCAGACCCTGATCATGACCTCGATCTTCTACATGCCGTGGGGGCCGCGCCTGTTCGGGCGGGCCGACTACGTCCAGATGTGGGGCCTGGTTCTAGCGGTCTGGGCGCTACAACTGATCTGGTCGCCGCTGTGGTTGTCGCGGTTCAGCATGGGGCCGCTGGAGTGGGTTTGGCGCTGTCTGACCTATGGCCGGCGGGTGCCGATTTCAAAAGGCGGCTGA
- a CDS encoding phthalate transporter, producing MSRFESYSDLPGQATIAARPGRTPRILACLAGAAWPPLWLTLPFWRPHAYLPGRDMDWRLVVMLIGLITVPLALYRVLNERKRDGRPGTRLGVVWRFMMYGGLAAALVQIVVALGMSVMGWFEAGDVMQALGATETTLLIFGVGGLPIAMIVGVSYALWAGLCAAFIAFEARPAVKDRLGLMPKG from the coding sequence ATGAGCCGGTTCGAGAGCTATTCCGACCTGCCGGGTCAGGCGACCATCGCCGCGCGGCCTGGGCGGACGCCTCGGATTCTGGCTTGTTTGGCCGGCGCGGCCTGGCCGCCCCTGTGGTTGACCCTGCCCTTCTGGCGGCCGCACGCCTATCTGCCGGGTCGCGACATGGATTGGCGGCTGGTGGTGATGCTGATCGGCCTGATCACCGTGCCGCTGGCGCTGTATCGCGTGCTGAACGAGCGCAAGCGTGACGGCCGGCCCGGCACGCGACTGGGCGTCGTCTGGCGCTTCATGATGTACGGCGGCCTGGCGGCGGCCCTGGTTCAGATCGTCGTCGCCCTGGGCATGAGCGTCATGGGCTGGTTCGAGGCCGGCGATGTGATGCAGGCCCTGGGCGCGACCGAGACCACCCTGCTGATCTTCGGCGTCGGCGGCCTGCCCATCGCCATGATCGTGGGCGTCAGCTACGCCTTATGGGCCGGGCTCTGCGCCGCCTTCATCGCCTTTGAGGCGCGGCCGGCGGTCAAGGACAGACTGGGCCTGATGCCCAAGGGCTGA
- a CDS encoding 3-hydroxybutyryl-CoA dehydrogenase produces the protein MTSITTVAILGAGQMGAGIAQAVALGGYSVRLYDVVADRLPLAQGEIAASLARHVGRGLVDQAAADAALTRITTSHGMAEAVAGADLVIEAALEDEAVKKAIYAQVVPHLGPQTLLASNTSSISITRLASSTDRPDRFVGLHFMKPAPVMKLVEIIRGIATSAETHSAAVAFAESLGKTTTDAEDFPAFIVNRILVPMMNEAIFALYEGVGNVASIDKALRLGANHPMGPLELADFMGLDVVLAIMNVLYDGLADSKYRPCPLLVKYVEAGWLGRKSGRGFYDYSGAAPAPTR, from the coding sequence ATGACCTCGATCACCACAGTCGCCATTCTGGGCGCCGGACAGATGGGCGCAGGCATCGCGCAGGCGGTCGCGCTCGGGGGCTATTCGGTTCGCCTTTATGACGTCGTCGCCGACCGGCTGCCGCTGGCGCAGGGCGAGATCGCGGCCAGCCTGGCGCGTCACGTCGGACGCGGCCTGGTCGATCAGGCCGCCGCCGATGCGGCCCTGACCCGCATCACGACCAGTCACGGAATGGCCGAGGCCGTCGCCGGCGCCGATCTGGTCATCGAGGCGGCGCTGGAAGACGAGGCCGTCAAGAAGGCCATCTATGCGCAGGTCGTGCCGCACCTGGGGCCGCAAACCCTGTTGGCGTCCAACACCTCTTCGATCTCGATCACCCGCCTGGCGTCCTCGACGGACCGACCGGACCGCTTCGTCGGCCTGCACTTCATGAAGCCGGCGCCGGTGATGAAGCTGGTGGAGATTATTCGCGGCATCGCCACCTCGGCCGAGACGCATTCCGCCGCCGTCGCCTTCGCCGAGAGCCTGGGCAAGACGACCACGGACGCCGAGGATTTTCCCGCCTTCATCGTCAACCGCATCCTGGTGCCGATGATGAACGAGGCGATCTTCGCCCTGTACGAAGGGGTCGGCAACGTCGCCTCGATCGACAAGGCGCTGCGCTTGGGCGCCAATCATCCGATGGGTCCGCTGGAACTGGCGGACTTCATGGGGCTGGACGTCGTCCTGGCCATCATGAACGTGCTGTACGACGGCCTGGCCGACAGCAAATACCGCCCCTGCCCCCTGCTGGTGAAATATGTCGAGGCCGGCTGGCTGGGCAGGAAGAGCGGCCGCGGCTTCTATGACTATTCCGGCGCTGCGCCGGCGCCGACGCGATGA
- a CDS encoding YggT family protein, with amino-acid sequence MGYALVWLINTIISLMIWFIIAQAILSWLVAFDVVNYRNRFVYSVGTFLDRVTAPLLEPFRRIIPNLGGIDISPIVVILLLQFISVLFNRTAAPALIQLLG; translated from the coding sequence ATGGGCTATGCGCTCGTCTGGTTGATCAACACCATCATCAGTCTGATGATCTGGTTCATCATCGCCCAGGCCATTCTGAGCTGGTTGGTGGCGTTCGACGTCGTCAACTATCGCAACCGCTTCGTCTATTCGGTCGGGACCTTCCTGGACCGCGTCACCGCGCCCCTGCTGGAGCCGTTCCGCCGCATCATTCCGAATCTGGGCGGCATCGACATCTCGCCCATCGTGGTGATCCTGCTGCTGCAGTTCATCAGCGTGCTGTTCAACCGCACGGCGGCGCCGGCCCTGATCCAGTTGCTGGGCTGA
- the uraH gene encoding hydroxyisourate hydrolase, protein MRIAALAALSAFLVSAGSASAETISTHVLDLARGVGGRDVPVTLAIKGGDGGWRQLATARTDENGRVRSFGDQVTTQVATYKLTFDMSQYGDKDAQPFFPEIDVVFQVRDPSIHYHVPVVVSPYGYSTYRGN, encoded by the coding sequence ATGCGTATTGCAGCGCTTGCCGCCCTGTCGGCCTTTCTGGTGTCCGCAGGATCGGCTTCGGCCGAGACCATTTCGACCCACGTCCTGGATTTGGCGCGCGGCGTCGGCGGCCGCGACGTGCCGGTGACCCTGGCGATCAAGGGCGGCGACGGCGGCTGGCGACAACTGGCGACCGCGCGCACCGACGAGAACGGCCGCGTCCGCTCGTTCGGCGATCAGGTCACGACCCAAGTCGCCACGTACAAGCTCACGTTTGACATGTCGCAATACGGCGACAAAGACGCCCAGCCCTTCTTCCCCGAGATCGACGTGGTGTTCCAGGTCCGCGACCCCAGCATCCACTACCACGTCCCCGTCGTCGTCAGCCCCTACGGCTACAGCACCTACCGCGGCAACTGA
- a CDS encoding lipocalin family protein, whose translation MKIARIASIALIAGAALTLGACATLQRGPVGNAAVPQPAKPVDLNRYAGLWYEIGRYENGFERGCEGVTAQYTVRDDGLVGVLNTCRQGAVDGPEKTSEGKAKIVEGSENAKLKVSFFGPFYVGDYWVLDHADDYSWSIVGEPSGRYLWLLSRTAQPSAQTRETIQNRTRALGYDLTLVRPTQH comes from the coding sequence ATGAAAATCGCTCGCATCGCTTCCATCGCCCTGATCGCCGGCGCAGCCCTGACGCTGGGCGCCTGCGCCACCCTGCAACGCGGCCCCGTCGGCAACGCCGCCGTGCCTCAACCCGCAAAGCCGGTTGACCTGAACCGCTACGCCGGCCTGTGGTATGAGATCGGGCGCTACGAAAACGGCTTCGAGCGCGGCTGCGAAGGGGTGACCGCTCAATATACGGTGCGCGACGACGGCCTGGTCGGGGTGCTGAACACCTGCCGACAGGGTGCGGTCGACGGTCCGGAAAAGACCTCCGAGGGCAAGGCGAAGATCGTCGAGGGCAGCGAAAACGCCAAGCTGAAGGTGTCCTTCTTCGGCCCCTTCTACGTCGGCGACTATTGGGTGCTGGACCACGCCGACGACTATTCCTGGTCCATCGTCGGCGAGCCGTCGGGTCGTTATCTCTGGCTGCTCAGCCGCACCGCGCAACCCTCGGCCCAGACCCGCGAAACCATCCAGAACCGCACCCGCGCCCTGGGCTATGACCTGACCCTGGTCCGGCCGACCCAACACTGA
- a CDS encoding SDR family oxidoreductase has translation MDLKLNGKRALICGGSSGLGRAVATALIAEGAHVALLSRDADKLQAVADALNATGPGKAVVAAADLADHEALLKAVDRAEDLLGGPIEILLNNTGGPPPSGVSGLEPAVWRDHFESMVLSIFRLTDRVLPAMRAAGWGRILNVASITVVEPSAALGVSNTLRASVAAWAKTLANEVGPDGVTVNTLLPGRIDTPRIERLDQATAERTGTTPQEARAESVKSIPVGRIGTTEEFGATAAFLASPLAAYVTGSLIRLDGGAIKAI, from the coding sequence ATGGACCTGAAACTGAACGGCAAGCGCGCCCTGATCTGCGGCGGCTCATCCGGCCTGGGTCGCGCCGTGGCGACGGCCCTGATCGCCGAGGGGGCGCATGTGGCCCTGCTGTCGCGCGATGCTGACAAGCTTCAGGCCGTGGCGGATGCGTTGAATGCGACGGGACCGGGCAAGGCGGTCGTGGCGGCGGCGGACTTGGCGGATCATGAGGCGTTGCTGAAGGCGGTGGATCGGGCCGAGGATCTGTTAGGCGGGCCGATCGAAATCCTGCTGAACAACACCGGGGGGCCGCCGCCGTCGGGCGTGTCGGGACTGGAGCCTGCGGTGTGGCGCGATCATTTCGAGTCCATGGTGCTGTCGATCTTCCGCCTGACCGATCGGGTGCTGCCGGCCATGCGGGCGGCCGGCTGGGGGCGGATCCTGAACGTCGCCTCGATCACAGTGGTCGAGCCGTCGGCGGCGCTTGGCGTGTCCAACACCCTGCGGGCCTCGGTCGCGGCCTGGGCCAAGACGCTCGCCAACGAGGTCGGACCGGACGGTGTCACGGTCAACACCCTGCTGCCGGGGCGGATCGATACGCCGCGCATCGAACGGCTGGACCAGGCGACCGCCGAGCGCACCGGCACGACGCCGCAAGAGGCACGGGCGGAATCGGTGAAATCGATCCCCGTCGGCCGCATCGGCACGACCGAGGAGTTCGGCGCGACCGCCGCCTTCCTGGCCAGTCCCCTGGCGGCCTATGTCACCGGCTCTCTGATCCGGCTGGACGGCGGGGCGATCAAGGCGATCTGA
- a CDS encoding aspartyl protease family protein, with amino-acid sequence MKTSRRKTLGLLAAAPLLSAQTGVPANPHDQVRLLQNLFTRMGVGVRLNGSLQQVFVIDTGAERSAVSTELAQALALPPGRPVVVHGITAAEVTPTVELAQIEIGRRRFTDLTLPVFPRDALGADGLLGLDLLSRFRLTLDVNARQVALSQSGSTSIALTTSSDSTRPQQQDVLVAGRRGRFGQLILTRIEVAGVEVAAFIDSGAQYSIGNLALMQAIDIGQTAAPSEPVRMVGIVGGAVTARTGTTPALHIAGRSLGPTPLLFADLHVFQVMDLIDNPALLLGADILSRFSRITLDYGRSRVAFGGVLRRRTPG; translated from the coding sequence TTGAAAACGTCGCGGCGCAAGACGCTGGGCCTGCTGGCGGCTGCGCCGTTGCTGTCCGCCCAGACCGGCGTCCCGGCAAACCCGCACGATCAGGTTCGGTTGTTGCAAAATCTGTTCACGCGGATGGGCGTCGGCGTGCGTCTGAACGGAAGCCTCCAGCAGGTCTTCGTCATCGACACCGGCGCCGAGCGAAGCGCGGTCTCGACCGAGCTGGCCCAGGCCTTGGCCCTGCCGCCCGGCCGCCCCGTCGTGGTGCACGGGATCACGGCGGCCGAGGTCACGCCGACCGTCGAACTGGCGCAGATCGAGATCGGTCGCCGACGCTTCACCGACCTGACCCTGCCGGTCTTTCCGCGCGACGCCCTGGGCGCCGACGGCCTGCTCGGTCTGGACCTGCTGTCCCGCTTTCGCCTGACGCTGGACGTCAACGCCCGCCAGGTCGCCCTGTCTCAGTCAGGCTCGACCAGCATCGCGCTGACGACCAGTTCCGACTCAACCCGGCCCCAGCAGCAGGACGTGCTGGTCGCCGGTCGTCGCGGTCGCTTCGGTCAGCTGATCCTGACCCGGATCGAGGTCGCCGGCGTAGAGGTCGCCGCCTTCATCGACAGCGGCGCGCAATATTCGATCGGCAATCTGGCCCTGATGCAGGCGATCGACATCGGCCAGACCGCCGCCCCGTCCGAGCCTGTGCGCATGGTCGGCATCGTCGGCGGCGCGGTGACGGCCCGCACCGGCACGACGCCCGCCCTGCACATCGCGGGACGATCGCTGGGACCGACCCCGCTGCTGTTTGCGGACCTGCATGTGTTTCAGGTCATGGACCTGATCGACAACCCTGCCCTGCTGCTGGGCGCCGATATCCTGAGCCGGTTCAGCCGCATCACCCTGGATTACGGCCGCAGCCGCGTGGCCTTCGGCGGCGTGCTGCGCCGTCGGACGCCCGGCTGA
- a CDS encoding tyrosine recombinase XerC, translating into MAGSELTASDALRAWLDHLAHERRLSPRTLEAYGHIGRLYVAFLEHHRGEALSLKDMGTITAAEVRAHMAERRSGDHALAARSLSQSLSAIRGFHAFLDRRLDTPAPQLALVRGPKVKPSLPRPVTEDQARGLLAEPDADPDAEPWEAARDRAVLTLLYGCGLRISEAMSLTRADAPLGETLRIVGKGSKTRIAPILPAVREAVDAYLALLPFPLQPADALFRARRGGPLSPRHVQASVQKLRGRLGLPERTTPHALRHSFATHLLGAGADLRSIQELLGHASLSTTQKYTGVDADRLLNAYAAAHPRA; encoded by the coding sequence ATGGCCGGTTCTGAACTAACAGCCTCCGACGCCCTGCGCGCCTGGCTGGACCATCTGGCGCACGAGCGTCGACTGTCGCCGCGCACGCTGGAGGCCTATGGCCACATCGGCCGGCTCTATGTCGCCTTCCTCGAACACCATCGCGGCGAGGCGCTGTCGCTCAAGGACATGGGCACGATCACCGCCGCCGAGGTCCGCGCCCACATGGCCGAGCGCCGCTCAGGCGATCATGCCCTGGCGGCCCGGTCGCTGAGCCAGAGCCTGTCGGCCATTCGCGGATTTCATGCCTTCCTCGATCGGCGGTTGGACACCCCCGCTCCACAGCTGGCCCTGGTGCGCGGCCCCAAGGTCAAGCCGTCCCTGCCCCGGCCGGTGACCGAGGATCAGGCGCGCGGGCTATTGGCCGAGCCGGACGCCGATCCCGACGCCGAACCGTGGGAGGCCGCGCGCGACCGGGCGGTGCTGACCCTGCTCTACGGCTGCGGCCTGCGCATTTCCGAAGCCATGTCCCTGACCCGCGCAGATGCGCCGCTGGGCGAGACGCTGCGCATCGTGGGCAAGGGATCCAAGACGCGGATCGCGCCGATCCTGCCCGCCGTGCGCGAGGCGGTGGACGCCTATCTGGCCCTGCTGCCCTTCCCGCTCCAACCCGCCGACGCCCTGTTCCGCGCCCGACGCGGCGGCCCCTTAAGCCCCCGTCATGTCCAAGCCTCGGTCCAGAAGCTGCGCGGCCGGCTGGGCCTACCCGAACGCACCACGCCTCACGCATTACGCCACAGTTTCGCGACCCACCTGCTGGGCGCCGGAGCCGACCTGCGTTCCATTCAGGAACTGCTGGGCCACGCCAGCCTGTCGACGACCCAGAAATACACCGGCGTCGACGCCGATCGCCTTTTGAACGCCTATGCGGCCGCCCATCCCCGCGCCTAG
- a CDS encoding DUF484 family protein, producing MDLFETSESDATPHIGDGLHWPDVRGWLQTHPQTLLDDRSLLEEIGLRPHGRNVVEFGAAALTRLEAVVERETGARREIELVARANFAAQTQTHVATLDLMEAKNHSDLARRLDAAAQGRFGLAGAAIALEKPGGVPFGWRALEEGDVDNLLGEHGLTWLGPMISGLNFFGAAEDQVRSIALVRMAPHLTPGGPPRPCICAFGSPEPEGFTPNMGCELAAFLARVTERMAERWPVLN from the coding sequence TTGGACCTTTTCGAAACGTCGGAATCGGACGCAACGCCCCACATCGGCGACGGCTTGCATTGGCCCGACGTGCGCGGCTGGCTGCAGACCCATCCTCAGACCCTGCTGGACGACCGCTCCCTACTTGAAGAGATCGGTCTGCGTCCGCACGGCCGCAACGTCGTCGAGTTCGGCGCCGCCGCCCTGACGCGGCTGGAGGCCGTGGTCGAGCGCGAGACCGGCGCCCGGCGCGAGATCGAACTGGTCGCCCGCGCCAACTTCGCCGCCCAGACCCAGACGCACGTCGCGACCCTGGATCTGATGGAGGCCAAGAACCATTCCGACCTGGCCCGGCGACTGGATGCGGCGGCGCAGGGGCGGTTTGGGTTGGCCGGCGCCGCCATCGCCTTGGAAAAACCCGGCGGCGTGCCCTTCGGCTGGCGCGCCTTGGAAGAGGGTGACGTCGACAATCTGCTGGGCGAGCACGGCCTGACTTGGCTCGGCCCGATGATCTCGGGACTGAATTTCTTCGGCGCGGCCGAGGATCAGGTGCGATCCATCGCCCTGGTCCGCATGGCCCCGCACCTGACGCCGGGCGGACCGCCGCGCCCCTGCATCTGCGCCTTCGGCTCGCCCGAGCCCGAGGGCTTTACTCCGAACATGGGCTGCGAACTGGCCGCCTTCCTGGCGCGGGTGACGGAGCGGATGGCCGAGCGATGGCCGGTTCTGAACTAA
- the fsa gene encoding fructose-6-phosphate aldolase — MKLFLDTADVAVIKDMVPTGMVDGVTTNPSLIAKSGRNIAEVIAEICALVEGPISAEAVSLDFETMVKEGDKLAAIAPNVVVKLPLTWDGLRACRVFTDKGIKTNVTLCFSAAQALLAAKAGATFVSPFVGRLEDNGADGIGLLEEIRVLYDVHGFETQILAASLRNVGHVAAAAVAGSDAATFGADTFKALVNHPLTDKGLDAFVADWAKTGQSIL, encoded by the coding sequence ATGAAACTCTTTCTCGATACCGCCGACGTCGCCGTCATCAAGGACATGGTCCCCACCGGAATGGTGGATGGCGTCACCACCAATCCGTCGCTGATCGCCAAGTCGGGTCGGAACATCGCCGAGGTCATCGCCGAAATCTGCGCCCTGGTCGAGGGGCCGATTTCCGCCGAGGCCGTCTCGCTCGATTTCGAGACCATGGTCAAGGAAGGCGACAAGCTGGCCGCCATCGCCCCGAACGTGGTGGTGAAACTGCCCCTGACCTGGGACGGCCTGCGCGCCTGCCGCGTCTTCACCGACAAGGGGATCAAGACCAACGTCACCCTGTGCTTCTCGGCCGCCCAGGCCCTGCTGGCCGCCAAGGCCGGCGCCACCTTCGTCTCGCCGTTCGTCGGGCGTCTGGAAGACAATGGCGCCGACGGCATCGGCCTGCTGGAAGAAATCCGCGTCCTGTATGACGTGCACGGTTTCGAGACCCAGATCCTGGCCGCGTCCCTGCGCAACGTGGGCCATGTGGCCGCCGCCGCCGTCGCCGGATCGGACGCCGCCACCTTTGGCGCCGATACATTCAAGGCCTTGGTGAACCACCCGTTAACCGACAAGGGTCTTGATGCCTTCGTGGCGGACTGGGCCAAGACGGGCCAGTCTATTCTGTAG
- a CDS encoding primosomal protein N', protein MKVASVLIPLPVPEAFDYEVPETLSLAHGDLARGDQVAVPLGPRLIRGVVSEVFETTGSNRRLKAIDSRLDDPTLPAGVMDFVEWAGRWTLSAPGEMAATALKGLRAPRPRPERRVRRVGERSPSRATPARTGVLEALGDRAMPPADLARAAGVSSGVVKGLIDEGVLEIIEIAAEAAFDRPDPDHAPAALNGDQAASATAMADGVSGGGFRPFLLDGVTGSGKTEAYLEAIARVLRADPAAQILILLPEIALTQALIERITARFGAAPAEWHSGVAPPRRRQVWEAVVAGRCNIVVGARSALFLPFVNLRLIVVDEEHDGSFKQEEGLVYHGRDLAVARARIEGAAVVLASATPSLETLWNAQSGRYDWLKLGARHGTAVLPDIALLDLRQNTPDPQTWLSQPLRLAIGETLLRGEQTLLFLNRRGYAPVVLCRVCGHRLTAPDTDSWLVEHRYTGRLVCHLTGFSMARPKLCPSCGAEDSLVSVGPGVERVEEEVRQLFPEARTAVFSSDTAPDARSARALIQKMTDGEIDILVATQAAAKGHNFPRLTLVGVVDADLGLRGGDLRAAERTYQLLAQATGRAGRADRPGRALLQTWTPEHPVLMALAAGDRDAFVEAEMAEREAASLPPYGRLAAIILSSENAAAVEKTANDLAQAIPNAERLEVYGPADAPLALVRGRRRKRLLVRADRDVNLQAFLRAWLQRVKVPGSVRLTVDVDPYSFL, encoded by the coding sequence GTGAAAGTCGCCTCGGTCCTCATTCCCCTGCCGGTGCCGGAGGCCTTCGACTACGAGGTTCCCGAGACGCTGAGCCTGGCCCATGGAGATTTGGCGCGGGGAGATCAGGTCGCCGTGCCGCTGGGGCCGCGCCTGATCCGGGGCGTTGTGTCCGAGGTGTTCGAGACGACGGGATCGAACCGGCGGCTGAAGGCGATCGATAGCCGCCTGGACGATCCGACCCTGCCGGCGGGCGTGATGGACTTCGTGGAATGGGCCGGGCGCTGGACCTTGTCGGCGCCGGGCGAGATGGCGGCGACGGCGTTGAAGGGCTTGCGCGCGCCCCGGCCCCGGCCGGAGCGCCGGGTGCGTCGGGTGGGCGAGCGGTCGCCCTCGCGCGCCACCCCGGCGCGGACCGGCGTGCTGGAGGCCCTGGGCGATCGCGCCATGCCGCCGGCCGATCTGGCGCGGGCGGCGGGCGTGTCGTCGGGCGTGGTCAAGGGTCTGATCGACGAGGGCGTGCTGGAGATCATCGAGATCGCGGCCGAGGCGGCGTTCGACCGGCCCGATCCCGACCACGCGCCCGCCGCGCTGAACGGCGACCAGGCGGCGTCGGCGACGGCGATGGCGGACGGCGTGAGCGGCGGCGGCTTTCGCCCCTTCCTGCTGGACGGGGTGACGGGATCGGGCAAGACCGAGGCCTATCTGGAGGCCATCGCGCGGGTGCTGCGGGCCGATCCGGCCGCGCAAATCCTCATCCTGCTGCCCGAGATCGCCCTGACCCAGGCCCTGATCGAGCGGATCACGGCCCGGTTCGGCGCCGCTCCGGCCGAATGGCATTCCGGCGTCGCCCCGCCGCGCCGCCGCCAGGTGTGGGAGGCGGTCGTCGCCGGGCGCTGCAACATCGTGGTCGGAGCGCGCTCGGCCCTGTTCCTGCCCTTCGTCAACCTGCGCCTGATCGTGGTGGACGAAGAGCACGACGGCTCGTTCAAACAGGAGGAAGGCCTAGTCTATCACGGCCGCGACCTGGCCGTGGCGCGGGCGCGGATCGAGGGCGCGGCCGTCGTCCTGGCCTCGGCGACGCCGTCGCTGGAGACGCTGTGGAACGCGCAGAGCGGGCGCTACGACTGGCTGAAGCTGGGCGCGCGGCACGGGACGGCGGTCCTGCCGGACATCGCCCTGCTGGACCTGAGGCAGAACACGCCCGACCCGCAGACCTGGCTATCGCAGCCGCTGAGGCTGGCCATCGGCGAAACCCTGCTGCGGGGCGAGCAGACCCTGCTGTTCCTGAACCGGCGCGGCTATGCGCCCGTGGTCCTGTGCCGCGTCTGTGGTCATCGGCTGACGGCGCCGGACACCGACAGCTGGCTGGTCGAGCATCGCTACACCGGGCGACTGGTCTGTCACCTGACCGGCTTCTCCATGGCGCGTCCCAAACTGTGTCCCTCATGCGGGGCCGAGGACTCGCTGGTCTCGGTGGGGCCGGGGGTCGAGCGGGTCGAGGAAGAGGTGCGCCAGCTGTTCCCCGAGGCGCGCACGGCGGTCTTCAGCTCCGACACCGCGCCGGACGCACGGTCGGCCCGCGCCTTGATCCAGAAGATGACGGACGGGGAGATCGACATTCTGGTGGCGACGCAGGCCGCGGCCAAGGGCCACAACTTCCCTCGCCTGACGCTGGTGGGCGTGGTGGATGCGGATCTGGGCCTGCGCGGCGGCGACCTGCGCGCAGCCGAGCGGACCTATCAGCTGCTGGCCCAGGCGACGGGCCGGGCGGGCCGGGCGGATCGGCCGGGGCGGGCGCTGCTTCAGACCTGGACGCCCGAGCATCCGGTGCTGATGGCGCTGGCGGCCGGCGATCGCGACGCCTTCGTCGAGGCGGAAATGGCCGAGCGCGAGGCCGCGTCCCTGCCGCCCTATGGCCGTCTGGCGGCGATCATCCTGTCCAGCGAGAATGCGGCCGCCGTGGAGAAGACAGCGAACGACCTGGCCCAGGCCATTCCCAACGCCGAACGGCTGGAGGTCTATGGCCCGGCCGATGCGCCGCTGGCCCTGGTGCGGGGGAGGCGGCGCAAGCGGCTGCTGGTGCGGGCCGACCGGGACGTGAACCTCCAGGCCTTCCTGCGGGCCTGGCTGCAGCGGGTGAAGGTGCCGGGCTCCGTCCGCCTGACGGTGGACGTGGACCCCTATTCCTTCCTCTAG
- a CDS encoding Tat pathway signal protein, with amino-acid sequence MERRALLGLAVVATAAASTSAGASSGGAAPSADTYIRLPVITASILQANGRRGVLTIETGVDVPDAALRTRAQQSAPRLRAAYNTAAQRFANGLRPGVVPDIDQLSAQLQAATNATLGRAGARLLLGTVMAV; translated from the coding sequence ATGGAACGCCGCGCTCTTCTCGGTCTCGCCGTCGTCGCGACGGCCGCCGCCTCGACCTCCGCAGGCGCTTCGAGCGGCGGCGCAGCGCCGTCGGCCGACACCTATATCCGCCTGCCGGTCATCACCGCCTCGATCCTTCAGGCGAACGGTCGTCGGGGCGTGCTGACCATTGAAACCGGCGTCGATGTGCCTGATGCGGCCCTGCGCACCCGCGCCCAGCAGTCTGCGCCGCGCCTGCGCGCCGCCTACAACACCGCCGCCCAGCGCTTCGCCAATGGTCTGCGTCCCGGCGTCGTGCCCGACATCGACCAGCTGTCGGCCCAGCTTCAGGCGGCGACCAACGCCACCCTGGGCCGCGCCGGCGCCCGCCTGCTGCTCGGCACCGTCATGGCGGTCTGA